The following is a genomic window from Verrucomicrobiota bacterium.
TCGTTCTTCACCCGCCGGGCCGACGGGCCGTCGGCGATACGGCAGGCTGGGCAGCCTGCGCCACACGACAGACAATTTCGGGATGCACGGCACCCATGCCACATCCTCGAAATACTCAGGGACAGGAATTCAAAACGCCCCGGGGGACGGATCGAGGGCTTTTCCATCACTCCACGCCCACTGCGTCTCTGCGCGAGCCTATTCACTTCTGCAACTTGCTTATCCTCACGCGGAGGCCGCGAAGGACGCAGAGGACGGAACGGAGCTCGTTCGTGTTGCCCGTGGGACGTTCGCATCGCTCGGGCATCACATCGCTTTCCCTCTCGCCCCGCGAGGCACGAGCGGGGAGAGAGCCAGAGAGAGGGGAATTCGCAGCCTGCACAGGACGTCAGTCACAAGGAAAAGAAACCTGTGGATGCGCTGATGCACGCGATCATGGCTTCGCAGTCGTTCTCATTTTGCCCCGGCGCACGGCTGTGTCGTCCTTCGACCAGCCGCAGAAGGTTAAGAACTCTGAAGTCTTCCAACCTGTCCCGCGCTGCGGCGAGTCTCCAACACCGCCGCGCTCCCCAAAATGAGAATGAATGTCGCCTTCGGCCATTTCATTGACTCAAGGTCAGCGTGATTGATAGAACCACGTCGGTTCGGCGAGTTCGTTGGTCCCAAACGGCGCCGGACGCCATTCGATCCGGGACGGCGCTCCGCCAAGACGGGATTTCGAATCCGAACCAACAAACCATGCGCATGAGCAGAAAAGCCCCCAAACTCGCCTACCAACGAATCCTCCTCAAACTCAGCGGAGAGGCACTGGGGGGCGAAGCAGGCATCGGCATCTGCCCTCACACCGTCAATGCCATGGCCGCCCAAATCGTCGAAATCAAGAAGCTCGGGGTGCAAATCGCCCTCGTCGTCGGCGGCGGAAACATCTTTCGCGGAGTCCAAGGGACCACCCGCGGCGTCGAGCGCGCCACCGGCGATTACATGGGAATGCTCGCCACCGCCATCAATGGACTCGCCCTCCAGGACGCCCTGGAGAAAATGGGGGAACAAACCCGGGTGCAAAGCGCCATCTCGATGGCCGCCGTCGCAGAGGGTTTCATCCGGCGCCGCGCCATCCGCCATCTCGAGAAAGGCAGAATCGTGATCTTCGCCGGAGGCACCGGAAATCCCTATTTCTCGACGGATACCGCAGCGGCACTGCGAGCCAATGAGATCGGCGCCGAAGTCATCCTGAAGGCCACCAAAGTCGATGGCATTTACGACAGCGACCCCAAGACGAACCCTCAAGCCAAACGGTTCCAGCACATCACCTACTTGGAAGCGCTCCAACGGCGGCTGAAAGTCATGGATTCCACCGCCTTCTCCCTTTGCCTCGAGAATGATATGCCCATCATCGTTTTCGACTTTTTCAAACCGAAGAATATCTTTAGAGTCGTCACCGGTGAAAAAGTGGGCACACTCGTCACCTCCTGAAATCACCCAGGTCGCAACCCCTAGTTCCCTTTTATGCCAATCGATGACATCCTGCTCGAAGCGGAGGAAAAAATGGAAAAGTCGGAACAAGTCGTGGTGCACGAATTCGCCACCGTCCGCACCGGCAAAGCCTCCGCCGGCCTGGTCGAAAACATCCTGGTCGAAGTGTATGGATCCCACATGCGCATCCGGGAACTCGCCGGCATCACCACACCCGAGTCCCGTATGATCCTGATCCAGCCCTGGGATGCCACCACCGTCCATCCGATCGAAAAGGCCATCCAGAAAAGCAACCTCGGACTGAATCCCACCGTGGACAAGAAATTCATCCGCATCGTGCTGCCCGAATTAAGCCAGGAACGCCGCGTCGAATTCACCAAGATCATCAAGAAAATGGCCGAAGACGGCAAGGTCGCCGTCCGTCACGTGCGGCGGGACGGGATCGAAGCACTCAAAAAAGAAGGCAAAGCGGGAGGCGTCACCGAGGATGAAGTCGAGCACGCCGAAAAGGAAATTCAGAAGCTCACGGACCGCTTCATCGCCAAGATCGACGAGCACGTCGCCGTCAAAGAGAAAGAAATCATGACCGTCTAGCCCCGCCGCAGAGAGCCGATTATGGCGAAATCGGCTTCAGGATGATCTGGTGAATGTCCATGACCGCTCCGCCTGGCTTGCGAAGCGGATTCACCCAGAGGTCCCGCTCGCCCACTCCCAGCTTGATCCGTCCCAGGGACCGGGCCTTCCAGTTTTGGAAATGTCCGGTGTCCTCGACCACAAAGCGCAAAGCCTGATCGCCACTTCGCACCTCCACGTCGCTGCCCCCATGCCCCTTCCCGCACCCTTGCCAAATCTCCACGTCGAATTCGCCTCCTCGATCCACCTGAAATCGCCACTGAGCCCGATCCTTCGGATTGGCCCAGTATCCTAAACAGTTCTTGTTGGTCTGCGGTTCATATCGCATCAGGACACTGTGCGTGATCGCGTCCCTGGAATGCAGCAGGATCTCGCCATTCGACGATTGCCGGATGGGATTTCCCTCCGGAGCCGGACGAAGCGTCACCGCCTTCAGATTCATCACAGCAACCCCGGGCTTGTTGAGGCCCCGGACCCGCAGTTGAAACGGATCGCTCTTCGCGAGATAGACACGGCCCACGGACATCGTCGTATACCGATACCAGCTTCCCGTCGCGGGTCGCTTGGCGCGAAGCTTGTGTCCGGCCAACTCGAACTCCAACTCCGTCCCGTCACCGCCATCCGCTGAAAAAGCATACTCCACATCGTAGCGCCCCCAACGCGTGGGTTTGTAATTCCAAACCACAGAGTCTTCCAGTCGAGTCCAGAATCCTATGCGATGATTCCCGGGGTGAGTTTCTAGTCTCGCCTGGCTTCCCTCCACCACGGCATCCAGGGCGGAGAAAACAATCCGTCCATCCGGGAATTGGGTCGTCTTTTCAGCCATCTCGAGCAAGAGGGAGGAAGCCATCGCCCCGCCGCCGCTGCTGGAAGCTTCCAAACTCAATCGGCTGGCGTCCTGGTTGAATTGCCATGCCAACGGAGCGCTGTGAAATCCTTCGACGATCTTCACCGAAGTGAGATGCGGAAACGGAACAGGCAGGTTGACAGACTGAACAGCCTTGGGTGGACGAAACTCAATGCGAATCAAGCCCAACTCAGGCTTCACACTGACCACCCGCCCCCCATCGAGCTCCAACCCTTCCTGCGGCCAGCCAACCGCGGCCACCGCGTGAAAAACCGCGGCAAGCAAGCCGGTCAAGGAAAGCCAACGACGTCCGCAACTTGAGATCCCATGCATGAATCAACCCTACAACCCGCCAGGAAAAGATCGAGCCCTCAGATCATTCAAGCCAGGACGCCCCGGGGTCGATCAGGACTTACGCAGCCTCCATCGCGGTGCTGATCAGGCAATAGAACTCAAGGGCTTGGAACCGCTCCAGCAAATCCAGGACCTCTGGATCCTTGCGAATCAATGCGCGAGCACAGGTATCCACAAAGCCGGATGGATTCCAGCAGCCATGAGAAAAACACGCGCCCATCGTGTCCCAATCCATCGCTCTTGCCATGGGCGCCGGGAATACCTCGAGCCAGGCCGGAGTGGAGGTCTTCGGCTCGCCCCGGAATGGGATCCAGGCCATGGCCTGCTCGGGCAGCCGTCCCGCGCGTCGAAGCCAGTATTTGGAATTACTGTAGTCCGGTTCGCGACGGTGCAACAACGCGTGCAACCAAGCACCCAAGGGCGTGTCACACTCCTGAGCAAGGGCATGCGCGGCCTCGAAATGGTCGTGCCAGGCCAAAACGATGCCCGCTATCAGTCCAGGATTCCCCTTCATGGGTTGACCCGAGCCGAGTTCCTTGGCGAAAGATTCAGACTGCGCTTCCGTCCAAGTCCCTGCGCGAGGGGTGAGATCGAGGTGGGGCAGACCGGATTCCAACAGCGTGGAAAGGATCCGTGGATCCAGCGGCGTCATTCGAAGAACGGGAACAGGCGTTGGAGCTCCTTCTTATCCGGTTGGGAGCCGTACTCGCAGATCTCGAATGCTTCAATGTGCTCAATGCCGGTGGATTTGGGATACCACTCCGCCACCTGGGCTTGAAATCGAACCGTCAGCGACCTCTGGCGGTTGCCGAAATTATCGCGGACCTGTTTATGGCGTGAATGGTTCGGACCCGCGCCTTCGGGCAGCAGATCCGGAGACCCGTTCGCACCCCCTTCGGCAAATTGAGAGACCATCACTCCCAGTGCGTCCAGTTTGACTTTCATGACTTCGTCAATCGACACCACCACGTCAGGCTTGAACGGATTCGGCTTCTGAAATCGATCCGGGAAATAGAAGAACACCGGGTTCTTCTTCAACGGAGGAATATCCGGACAGAAAAACGGAACCGTGACCATGTAGGCCGCATCTTGAACCAAGACGCCAGTGTAACGGTGGTCCGGATGATAATCGTTCGGACGATGACCCATGACAATATCGGCCTTCCACTCGCGGATCAGTTTCACGAGCAGTTTCCGATTCTCGACGGTGGGAAGGAGTTCGCCGTCGTGAATATCAAGGATCACACCTTGGATCCCCAGCAAGCGATGCGCCTCCGTCACTTCCTTGCGCCGGCGTTGAGCGAGCGGACCTCCGGCTTCCCGCCAGTGTCCGATGTCTCCGTTGGTTACCGAAACGAAGAGCACATGGTGGCCTCGGCGAGCCCACTTGGCGGCCGTGCCCCCCGCCTGAATTTCGCAAT
Proteins encoded in this region:
- a CDS encoding ribosome recycling factor, which gives rise to MPIDDILLEAEEKMEKSEQVVVHEFATVRTGKASAGLVENILVEVYGSHMRIRELAGITTPESRMILIQPWDATTVHPIEKAIQKSNLGLNPTVDKKFIRIVLPELSQERRVEFTKIIKKMAEDGKVAVRHVRRDGIEALKKEGKAGGVTEDEVEHAEKEIQKLTDRFIAKIDEHVAVKEKEIMTV
- a CDS encoding PIG-L family deacetylase, with product MKRLLPIPYFIGLTVLLASTALARAAIEGVRMPGDDGKLRIICFGAHPDDCEIQAGGTAAKWARRGHHVLFVSVTNGDIGHWREAGGPLAQRRRKEVTEAHRLLGIQGVILDIHDGELLPTVENRKLLVKLIREWKADIVMGHRPNDYHPDHRYTGVLVQDAAYMVTVPFFCPDIPPLKKNPVFFYFPDRFQKPNPFKPDVVVSIDEVMKVKLDALGVMVSQFAEGGANGSPDLLPEGAGPNHSRHKQVRDNFGNRQRSLTVRFQAQVAEWYPKSTGIEHIEAFEICEYGSQPDKKELQRLFPFFE
- a CDS encoding UMP kinase is translated as MRMSRKAPKLAYQRILLKLSGEALGGEAGIGICPHTVNAMAAQIVEIKKLGVQIALVVGGGNIFRGVQGTTRGVERATGDYMGMLATAINGLALQDALEKMGEQTRVQSAISMAAVAEGFIRRRAIRHLEKGRIVIFAGGTGNPYFSTDTAAALRANEIGAEVILKATKVDGIYDSDPKTNPQAKRFQHITYLEALQRRLKVMDSTAFSLCLENDMPIIVFDFFKPKNIFRVVTGEKVGTLVTS